The following are encoded together in the Silene latifolia isolate original U9 population unplaced genomic scaffold, ASM4854445v1 scaffold_85, whole genome shotgun sequence genome:
- the LOC141640500 gene encoding translation initiation factor IF-2, chloroplastic isoform X2, translated as MATMASLVSLGSSGAANCSGCFEVSFSLVKRVSYPRKANFRHFGGGLRWRYVSVCRLSVTTDYISEQGGAVSLDNAYNGSKGGDGDIVLKPSPKPTLKSGSDGDRKFGGNSVAWDAGSIDNVEDRKKVIESLDEVLEKAEKLETSSSQSNGRRDGASVNRPPPRPSPSSFSANGRAVNTSPKGKPNTGKSVWRKGNPVSIVQKVVQDSPKIDPKERLETTSKGEGKLDSQTNAPLRPPLPSQKPEVRLQARPSVAPPSVPRKPVLKDVGMASPTGEKDQGPKKERKPILIDKFASKKSAVDPVIAQAVIAPPKPSKISSGKFKDDYRKKGGPAGGAKRRMVNDEIHDEETSELGLSIPGAARKGRKWSKASRKAARRQAARDAAPVKVEILEVGEKGMSTEELAYNLAISEGEILGYLYSKGIKPDGIQTLDNAMVKMICERYDVEVLDVVNVEMEKMATKKEIFDDEDLDNLEDRPPVLTIMGHVDHGKTTLLDHIRKTKVAASEAGGITQGIGAYRVDVPADGKLLPCVFLDTPGHEAFGAMRARGARVTDIAIIVVAADDGIRPQTNEAIAHAKAAGVPIVIAINKIDKDGANPDRVMQELSSIGLMPEDWGGEIPMIKISALKGDNVDELLETVMLVAELQELKANPHREAKGIVIEAGLHKSKGPIATFIVQNGTLKQGDIVVCGEAFGKVRALFDHGGNRVHKAGPSIPVQVIGLNNVPFAGDEFEVVSSLDIARERAEKRAESLRDERIAAKAGDGKVTLSALASAVSSGKVAGLDLHQLNIILKVDLQGSIEAVKQALEVLPQENVSLKFLLQATGDISTSDVDLAVASKAIILGFNVKAPGAVEKYADNRGIEIRLYKVIYDLIDDVRSAMEGLLDSIEEQVALGTANVRATFNSGSGRVAGCMVTEGKITKGCGIRVLRKGKTVHVGVVDSLRRVKENVDEVSSGLECGIGLEDYDDFEEGDILEAFKAVQKKRTLEEASAQVTAALEGAGMTR; from the exons ATGGCTACAATGGCTTCCCTCGTGAGTCTGGGAAGCTCAGGTGCAGCGAATTGCTCGGGCTGTTTTGAGGTATCCTTTTCATTAGTTAAAAGGGTTTCCTATCCCAGGAAGGCCAATTTTCGACATTTTGGAGGTGGGTTGAGATGGCGTTATGTATCCGTCTGTAGACTTTCTGTCACAACTGATTACATTTCGGAGCAAGGGGGCGCAGTTTCTCTTGATAATGCTTATAACGGGAGTAAAGGTGGGGATGGCGATATCGTCCTCAAGCCTTCTCCTAAACCCACTTTAAAGTCCGGGTCTGATGGTGACCGTAAGTTTGGCGGGAATTCGGTTGCTTGGGATGCAGGCTCAATAGATAATGTAGAAGATAGGAAGAAGGTTATTGAATCTTTGGATGAGGTACTTGAGAAGGCTGAGAAGCTAGAAACTTCAAGTTCACAAAGTAATGGTAGAAGAGATGGTGCTTCTGTAAATAGACCACCTCCTAGACCTAGTCCAAGTAGTTTTTCAGCAAATGGTAGAGCTGTAAATACCTCACCCAAAGGGAAGCCTAATACTGGGAAGAGTGTTTGGCGGAAGGGAAACCCCGTTTCAATCGTACAAAAGGTTGTTCAAGATTCCCCTAAAATTGATCCCAAAGAGAGACTGGAAACCACTTCAAAGGGTGAAGGGAAATTGGATAGCCAGACAAATGCCCCTTTGAGACCTCCCTTGCCGTCTCAAAAACCAGAGGTAAGGTTACAGGCACGGCCTTCTGTGGCTCCTCCTTCAGTTCCAAGAAAGCCTGTTTTAAAGGATGTGGGAATGGCTTCACCTACTGGTGAGAAGGATCAAGGCCCTAAAAAGGAGAGGAAGCCGATACTGATTGACAAATTTGCCTCAAAAAAGTCTGCAGTTGATCCCGTTATTGCTCAAGCAGTGATAGCCCCACCGAAACCCTCAAAAATTTCCTCCGGAAAATTTAAAGACGACTACAGGAAGAAGGGTGGTCCAGCTGGTGGAGCAAAGAGGCGCATGGTGAATGATGAGATTCATGATGAAGAAACATCAGAACTTGGGCTGTCCATTCCTGGTGCTGCTCGGAAAGGGAGGAAATGGAGTAAGGCAAGCCGTAAGGCTGCCAGACGCCAAGCAGCCAGAGATGCAGCTCCTGTAAAAGTAGAAATTTTAGAGGTAGGAGAGAAGGGTATGTCGACTGAGGAATTAGCATACAACTTGGCCATCAGTGAAGGTGAAATTCTTGGTTACCTATACTCTAAGGGGATTAAACCTGATGGAATTCAAACTCTTGATAATGCGATGGTTAAGATGATTTGTGAAAGGTACGATGTCGAAGTTTTGGATGTGGTCAATGTTGAAATGGAAAAAATGGCCACAAAGAAGGAAATTTTTGATGATGAGGATCTGGATAATCTTGAAGATAGACCTCCTGTACTCACTATTATGGGCCATGTTGATCATGGAAAG ACAACTCTTCTGGATCATATACGGAAAACGAAG GTTGCTGCGTCCGAAGCAGGAGGGATTACACAAGGGATTGGAGCTTATAGAGTCGATGTACCAGCTGACGGAAAGTTGCTTCCTTGTGTCTTCCTTGACACTCCCGGTCATGAG GCTTTTGGGGCAATGCGCGCTCGTGGAGCTAGGGTAACGGATATTGCAATAATTGTTGTAGCTGCTGATGATGGCATACGTCCCCAAACCAATGAGGCGATAGCACATGCCAAAGCAGCTGGTGTACCTATTGTGATTGCAATTAATAAG ATTGACAAGGATGGCGCAAATCCAGATCGTGTGATGCAAGAGCTTTCATCTATTGGTCTGATGCCCGAAGATTGGGGAGGTGAAATCCCAATGATTAAG ATCAGTGCTCTTAAAGGTGACAATGTAGATGAGTTACTGGAGACAGTTATGCTTGTTGCGGAG TTGCAAGAGTTGAAAGCAAATCCTCACAGGGAGGCAAAAGGCATTGTCATTGAGGCCGGTCTTCATAAATCAAAAGGACCTATAGCCACATTCATTGTGCAGAATGGCACCCTTAAGCAGGGGGACATAGTAGTATGTGGGGAAGCATTTGGAAAG GTGCGGGCTTTGTTTGATCATGGAGGGAACCGTGTTCATAAAGCAGGTCCATCTATTCCGGTGCAG GTTATTGGATTAAATAATGTCCCCTTTGCTGGTGATGAGTTTGAGGTTGTAAGCTCCCTTGACATTGCTCGCGAAAGAGCTGAAAAGCGCGCAGAGTCTCTAAGAGACGAGCGTATAGCTGCTAAGGCTGGAGATGGAAAAGTCACTTTGTCAGCATTAGCGTCTGCTGTTTCGTCTGGGAAGGTTGCTGGATTGGATTTACATCAGCTAAATATTATTTTGAAGGTTGATCTTCAG GGATCAATCGAAGCGGTAAAACAAGCGTTAGAGGTTCTTCCTCAGGAGAATGTCTCTTTAAAATTTCTCTTACAAGCAACCGGAGATATTAGCACAAGTGATGTTGATCTTGCTGTGGCTAGTAAGGCCATAATTTTGGGTTTCAATGTTAAGGCACCAGGTGCTGTGGAGAAATATGCAGATAACCGAGGTATTGAGATTCGGTTATACAAAGTCATTTATGATCTTATTGATGATGTGCGAAGTGCCATGGAAGGGTTATTAGACTCTATCGAG GAACAAGTGGCACTGGGTACAGCAAACGTCCGAGCCACATTCAACAGTGGCAGTGGTCGGGTTGCCGGATGCATGGTGACTGAAGGTAAAATTACCAAAGGCTGTGGAATTCGGGTTTTACGAAAGGGGAAAACTGTCCACGTTGGTGTTGTTGATTCTTTGCGTCGGGTTAAGGAAAATGTTGATGAG GTAAGTAGCGGATTAGAGTGTGGCATTGGGTTGGAGGACTATGACGATTTTGAGGAAGGCGATATACTTGAGGCATTTAAGGCAGTTCAAAAGAAGCGGACCCTGGAAGAGGCTTCTGCTCAAGTAACAGCTGCACTAGAAGGTGCTGGAATGACCCGATGA
- the LOC141640500 gene encoding translation initiation factor IF-2, chloroplastic isoform X1, producing MTGREGATQALVTSTSAKTRPSLFCFVCPRYSFPLSFFITSYICCSLFLLLSKVMATMASLVSLGSSGAANCSGCFEVSFSLVKRVSYPRKANFRHFGGGLRWRYVSVCRLSVTTDYISEQGGAVSLDNAYNGSKGGDGDIVLKPSPKPTLKSGSDGDRKFGGNSVAWDAGSIDNVEDRKKVIESLDEVLEKAEKLETSSSQSNGRRDGASVNRPPPRPSPSSFSANGRAVNTSPKGKPNTGKSVWRKGNPVSIVQKVVQDSPKIDPKERLETTSKGEGKLDSQTNAPLRPPLPSQKPEVRLQARPSVAPPSVPRKPVLKDVGMASPTGEKDQGPKKERKPILIDKFASKKSAVDPVIAQAVIAPPKPSKISSGKFKDDYRKKGGPAGGAKRRMVNDEIHDEETSELGLSIPGAARKGRKWSKASRKAARRQAARDAAPVKVEILEVGEKGMSTEELAYNLAISEGEILGYLYSKGIKPDGIQTLDNAMVKMICERYDVEVLDVVNVEMEKMATKKEIFDDEDLDNLEDRPPVLTIMGHVDHGKTTLLDHIRKTKVAASEAGGITQGIGAYRVDVPADGKLLPCVFLDTPGHEAFGAMRARGARVTDIAIIVVAADDGIRPQTNEAIAHAKAAGVPIVIAINKIDKDGANPDRVMQELSSIGLMPEDWGGEIPMIKISALKGDNVDELLETVMLVAELQELKANPHREAKGIVIEAGLHKSKGPIATFIVQNGTLKQGDIVVCGEAFGKVRALFDHGGNRVHKAGPSIPVQVIGLNNVPFAGDEFEVVSSLDIARERAEKRAESLRDERIAAKAGDGKVTLSALASAVSSGKVAGLDLHQLNIILKVDLQGSIEAVKQALEVLPQENVSLKFLLQATGDISTSDVDLAVASKAIILGFNVKAPGAVEKYADNRGIEIRLYKVIYDLIDDVRSAMEGLLDSIEEQVALGTANVRATFNSGSGRVAGCMVTEGKITKGCGIRVLRKGKTVHVGVVDSLRRVKENVDEVSSGLECGIGLEDYDDFEEGDILEAFKAVQKKRTLEEASAQVTAALEGAGMTR from the exons ATGACAGGTAGAGAAGGAGCCACACAAGCGTTAGTAACATCCACTTCAGCTAAAACAAGGCCTTCTCTCTTTTGTTTTGTGTGTCCCCGCTATTCTTTCCCTCTCTCTTTTTTTATCACCTCATATATTTGCTGCTCCTTGTTTCTCCTCCTATCCAAAG TAATGGCTACAATGGCTTCCCTCGTGAGTCTGGGAAGCTCAGGTGCAGCGAATTGCTCGGGCTGTTTTGAGGTATCCTTTTCATTAGTTAAAAGGGTTTCCTATCCCAGGAAGGCCAATTTTCGACATTTTGGAGGTGGGTTGAGATGGCGTTATGTATCCGTCTGTAGACTTTCTGTCACAACTGATTACATTTCGGAGCAAGGGGGCGCAGTTTCTCTTGATAATGCTTATAACGGGAGTAAAGGTGGGGATGGCGATATCGTCCTCAAGCCTTCTCCTAAACCCACTTTAAAGTCCGGGTCTGATGGTGACCGTAAGTTTGGCGGGAATTCGGTTGCTTGGGATGCAGGCTCAATAGATAATGTAGAAGATAGGAAGAAGGTTATTGAATCTTTGGATGAGGTACTTGAGAAGGCTGAGAAGCTAGAAACTTCAAGTTCACAAAGTAATGGTAGAAGAGATGGTGCTTCTGTAAATAGACCACCTCCTAGACCTAGTCCAAGTAGTTTTTCAGCAAATGGTAGAGCTGTAAATACCTCACCCAAAGGGAAGCCTAATACTGGGAAGAGTGTTTGGCGGAAGGGAAACCCCGTTTCAATCGTACAAAAGGTTGTTCAAGATTCCCCTAAAATTGATCCCAAAGAGAGACTGGAAACCACTTCAAAGGGTGAAGGGAAATTGGATAGCCAGACAAATGCCCCTTTGAGACCTCCCTTGCCGTCTCAAAAACCAGAGGTAAGGTTACAGGCACGGCCTTCTGTGGCTCCTCCTTCAGTTCCAAGAAAGCCTGTTTTAAAGGATGTGGGAATGGCTTCACCTACTGGTGAGAAGGATCAAGGCCCTAAAAAGGAGAGGAAGCCGATACTGATTGACAAATTTGCCTCAAAAAAGTCTGCAGTTGATCCCGTTATTGCTCAAGCAGTGATAGCCCCACCGAAACCCTCAAAAATTTCCTCCGGAAAATTTAAAGACGACTACAGGAAGAAGGGTGGTCCAGCTGGTGGAGCAAAGAGGCGCATGGTGAATGATGAGATTCATGATGAAGAAACATCAGAACTTGGGCTGTCCATTCCTGGTGCTGCTCGGAAAGGGAGGAAATGGAGTAAGGCAAGCCGTAAGGCTGCCAGACGCCAAGCAGCCAGAGATGCAGCTCCTGTAAAAGTAGAAATTTTAGAGGTAGGAGAGAAGGGTATGTCGACTGAGGAATTAGCATACAACTTGGCCATCAGTGAAGGTGAAATTCTTGGTTACCTATACTCTAAGGGGATTAAACCTGATGGAATTCAAACTCTTGATAATGCGATGGTTAAGATGATTTGTGAAAGGTACGATGTCGAAGTTTTGGATGTGGTCAATGTTGAAATGGAAAAAATGGCCACAAAGAAGGAAATTTTTGATGATGAGGATCTGGATAATCTTGAAGATAGACCTCCTGTACTCACTATTATGGGCCATGTTGATCATGGAAAG ACAACTCTTCTGGATCATATACGGAAAACGAAG GTTGCTGCGTCCGAAGCAGGAGGGATTACACAAGGGATTGGAGCTTATAGAGTCGATGTACCAGCTGACGGAAAGTTGCTTCCTTGTGTCTTCCTTGACACTCCCGGTCATGAG GCTTTTGGGGCAATGCGCGCTCGTGGAGCTAGGGTAACGGATATTGCAATAATTGTTGTAGCTGCTGATGATGGCATACGTCCCCAAACCAATGAGGCGATAGCACATGCCAAAGCAGCTGGTGTACCTATTGTGATTGCAATTAATAAG ATTGACAAGGATGGCGCAAATCCAGATCGTGTGATGCAAGAGCTTTCATCTATTGGTCTGATGCCCGAAGATTGGGGAGGTGAAATCCCAATGATTAAG ATCAGTGCTCTTAAAGGTGACAATGTAGATGAGTTACTGGAGACAGTTATGCTTGTTGCGGAG TTGCAAGAGTTGAAAGCAAATCCTCACAGGGAGGCAAAAGGCATTGTCATTGAGGCCGGTCTTCATAAATCAAAAGGACCTATAGCCACATTCATTGTGCAGAATGGCACCCTTAAGCAGGGGGACATAGTAGTATGTGGGGAAGCATTTGGAAAG GTGCGGGCTTTGTTTGATCATGGAGGGAACCGTGTTCATAAAGCAGGTCCATCTATTCCGGTGCAG GTTATTGGATTAAATAATGTCCCCTTTGCTGGTGATGAGTTTGAGGTTGTAAGCTCCCTTGACATTGCTCGCGAAAGAGCTGAAAAGCGCGCAGAGTCTCTAAGAGACGAGCGTATAGCTGCTAAGGCTGGAGATGGAAAAGTCACTTTGTCAGCATTAGCGTCTGCTGTTTCGTCTGGGAAGGTTGCTGGATTGGATTTACATCAGCTAAATATTATTTTGAAGGTTGATCTTCAG GGATCAATCGAAGCGGTAAAACAAGCGTTAGAGGTTCTTCCTCAGGAGAATGTCTCTTTAAAATTTCTCTTACAAGCAACCGGAGATATTAGCACAAGTGATGTTGATCTTGCTGTGGCTAGTAAGGCCATAATTTTGGGTTTCAATGTTAAGGCACCAGGTGCTGTGGAGAAATATGCAGATAACCGAGGTATTGAGATTCGGTTATACAAAGTCATTTATGATCTTATTGATGATGTGCGAAGTGCCATGGAAGGGTTATTAGACTCTATCGAG GAACAAGTGGCACTGGGTACAGCAAACGTCCGAGCCACATTCAACAGTGGCAGTGGTCGGGTTGCCGGATGCATGGTGACTGAAGGTAAAATTACCAAAGGCTGTGGAATTCGGGTTTTACGAAAGGGGAAAACTGTCCACGTTGGTGTTGTTGATTCTTTGCGTCGGGTTAAGGAAAATGTTGATGAG GTAAGTAGCGGATTAGAGTGTGGCATTGGGTTGGAGGACTATGACGATTTTGAGGAAGGCGATATACTTGAGGCATTTAAGGCAGTTCAAAAGAAGCGGACCCTGGAAGAGGCTTCTGCTCAAGTAACAGCTGCACTAGAAGGTGCTGGAATGACCCGATGA